From a single Glycine soja cultivar W05 chromosome 19, ASM419377v2, whole genome shotgun sequence genomic region:
- the LOC114398963 gene encoding 60S ribosomal protein L36-3-like produces MAPKHPSTGLFVGLNKGHVVTKKELPPRPSDRKGKTSKRVHFVRNLIREVAGFAPYEKRITELLKVGKDKRALKVAKRKLGTHKRAKKKREEMSNVLRKMRAGGAGDKKK; encoded by the exons ATGGCTCCCAAACATCCTAGTACGGGTTTGTTTGTTGGATTGAACAAGGGTCACGTTGTCACCAAGAAGGAGTTGCCTCCACGCCCTTCAGATCGTAAGGGG aaaacaagCAAGCGAGTGCACTTTGTGAGGAACCTCATTCGAGAGGTTGCCGGCTTTGCACCTTATGAAAAGCGAATAACTGAGTTGCTCAAGGTTGGAAAAGATAAGAGGGCACTGAAAGTTGCCAAGAGAAAGCTTGGAACCCATAAGCGCgcaaagaagaagagagaggagATGTCCAATGTTCTCCGGAAGATGAG GGCTGGTGGAGCTGGAGACAAGAAGAAATAA